A portion of the Paucilactobacillus hokkaidonensis JCM 18461 genome contains these proteins:
- a CDS encoding YibE/F family protein, producing the protein MSTISALGLVLLILMVLVGGKQGWKAFLSLILNFGFLFMAVILMAFHLPPLAVTLITGVIILAITIFMGEDDLLTSQTAFYASLIVLVILVLLIIPVEHLAMVQGFGEEDSDDLEGMSILIGINFLKIAVTTTVLSTLGAIAEAAMAIAAGLDEIIQQHPKTTAKELFNNGISVGKKIIGTTFNTLFFGFFGGFLALFIWFSGLHYSFGEIMNNKIFVAELIMVLVSFVGVILTVPITAFVMGKRQQLV; encoded by the coding sequence ATGAGTACAATTTCAGCGCTTGGATTAGTTTTATTAATATTGATGGTGTTAGTTGGAGGTAAGCAGGGATGGAAGGCCTTTTTAAGCTTGATTTTAAACTTTGGCTTTTTATTTATGGCTGTCATTTTGATGGCATTTCATTTGCCCCCCTTAGCTGTGACGCTCATCACAGGTGTCATAATATTGGCAATCACGATTTTTATGGGTGAAGATGATTTGCTGACATCGCAGACTGCGTTTTATGCTTCTTTAATAGTGCTGGTTATATTAGTATTATTGATTATTCCGGTCGAACATCTAGCGATGGTACAAGGATTTGGTGAAGAAGATTCTGACGATTTAGAGGGAATGTCAATTTTAATTGGTATTAACTTTTTGAAAATTGCTGTCACAACGACTGTGCTAAGCACTTTGGGAGCAATCGCAGAAGCGGCAATGGCAATTGCTGCTGGACTGGATGAAATTATTCAGCAGCATCCCAAAACGACGGCTAAAGAATTATTTAATAATGGTATTTCAGTTGGTAAGAAAATTATTGGCACCACTTTTAATACCTTGTTTTTTGGCTTCTTCGGTGGTTTCTTAGCACTGTTTATTTGGTTTTCCGGGCTGCACTATTCTTTTGGCGAAATAATGAACAACAAAATATTTGTTGCAGAACTTATTATGGTATTGGTTTCTTTTGTAGGCGTGATTTTAACTGTCCCCATCACAGCATTTGTAATGGGAAAACGCCAACAGTTAGTGTAA
- the prmC gene encoding peptide chain release factor N(5)-glutamine methyltransferase, with product MNNPTYREALNWASSHLVEESVDQSAPRFILMMRHNWTTTELLLHYSKRMQASEWQLFQDDIARLKQFEPAQYIVGKEIFYGRGFAVSPAVLIPESETEELVEWVLTEFTNDEPLRVLDLGTGSGVIGITLKLERPNWHVTASDISSEALGVATQNAQRLNADIHFVQSDLFENLVGVKFDLIVTNPPYIGQQELDAMDEQVLQYEPDVALFADHQGMGFYDKLFAQIQHVLTKDGQLFGETGYRQEHAIKTAITANYPNAIVETRHDINDQMRMVRVQNF from the coding sequence ATGAATAATCCAACCTATCGAGAAGCCCTTAATTGGGCTTCTTCTCATCTAGTTGAAGAATCAGTCGATCAAAGTGCACCACGATTCATTCTAATGATGCGTCATAATTGGACGACGACCGAGTTGTTGTTACATTACTCTAAAAGAATGCAAGCATCAGAATGGCAATTATTTCAAGATGATATAGCCAGACTAAAGCAATTTGAACCGGCACAATATATTGTTGGTAAAGAAATATTTTACGGTCGTGGTTTTGCAGTATCTCCAGCAGTACTGATTCCCGAAAGTGAAACGGAAGAATTGGTGGAATGGGTTTTAACTGAATTTACTAATGACGAACCATTGCGCGTACTGGATCTAGGAACCGGCAGTGGCGTAATCGGAATTACACTTAAATTGGAACGTCCTAATTGGCATGTTACTGCTAGTGATATTTCAAGTGAGGCGCTTGGCGTAGCAACACAAAATGCACAAAGATTAAATGCAGATATTCATTTTGTTCAAAGTGATTTGTTTGAAAATTTGGTGGGAGTTAAATTTGATTTGATTGTGACTAATCCGCCATACATTGGGCAACAGGAACTTGATGCAATGGATGAACAGGTACTGCAATATGAACCAGATGTAGCTTTGTTTGCCGATCATCAAGGAATGGGATTTTACGATAAGTTATTTGCTCAAATACAGCATGTTTTAACTAAGGATGGGCAGTTATTTGGTGAGACAGGCTACAGGCAAGAACACGCGATTAAAACTGCCATTACTGCTAACTATCCAAATGCAATAGTTGAAACTCGTCATGATATTAATGATCAAATGCGGATGGTGCGAGTACAAAATTTTTGA
- the upp gene encoding uracil phosphoribosyltransferase, translated as MGKFEVLDHPLIQHKLTLIRDKKIGTKIFRETVNEISTLMAYEVSRDMPLEDVTVETPMATTVKKQLAGKKVAIIPILRAGLGMVDGILELIPAAKVGHIGMYRDETTLKPHEYFVKLPSDIDQRQLLVVDPMLATGGSAIMAIDALKKRGATNIKFVCLVAAPEGVKALQTKYPDVDIYTASLDEKLNEDGYIIPGLGDAGDRLFGTK; from the coding sequence ATGGGCAAATTTGAAGTACTTGATCATCCACTGATTCAGCACAAATTAACGTTAATTCGAGATAAGAAAATTGGAACTAAAATCTTTCGTGAAACGGTCAATGAAATTTCGACATTAATGGCCTATGAGGTTTCACGGGATATGCCATTAGAAGATGTAACGGTTGAAACGCCAATGGCTACAACTGTTAAAAAACAACTGGCTGGCAAAAAAGTGGCAATCATTCCTATTCTACGAGCTGGACTAGGAATGGTTGATGGAATATTAGAATTAATTCCTGCTGCTAAAGTGGGTCATATCGGCATGTATCGTGACGAGACAACTCTTAAACCACACGAGTATTTTGTTAAATTGCCGTCTGATATTGATCAACGCCAATTACTAGTAGTAGATCCAATGCTTGCTACTGGTGGTTCTGCCATTATGGCAATTGATGCATTGAAAAAGCGTGGTGCTACAAATATTAAGTTTGTTTGTTTAGTAGCTGCTCCTGAAGGGGTTAAAGCATTACAAACAAAGTATCCAGATGTTGACATTTATACCGCTTCGTTAGATGAAAAATTAAATGAAGACGGTTATATCATCCCAGGCCTTGGGGATGCCGGTGACCGATTATTTGGTACTAAATAA
- a CDS encoding L-threonylcarbamoyladenylate synthase, with protein sequence METKVFKLAQIKDAATLINAGELVAFPTETVYGLGADATNEQAVKKVYAAKGRPSDNPLIVHVASIETVEKYAAFISDAAYRLMKQFWPGSLTMIFKLKPNAFSKTVTGGLETAAFRFPDNQATLNLINISGKPLVGPSANTSGKPSPTTANHVYHDLNGKIAGILDDGPTRVGVESTVLDMSTDEPVILRPGAVTKEQIENVIGLIETNHHKVGKDETPKAPGMKYKHYAPKAQVYLVDQGDWEAAIKWANKQSFAVGVLAETQLIHEFNLGANITSYSLGTGVQEASANLFAGLRQFDDMETIKVILAQTFAANGLGTAYMNRVNKSAGGEHFEVEQD encoded by the coding sequence GTGGAGACTAAAGTTTTTAAATTGGCTCAAATAAAAGATGCAGCAACACTAATTAATGCTGGCGAGTTAGTTGCTTTTCCGACTGAAACTGTTTATGGCTTGGGTGCAGATGCAACTAATGAACAAGCTGTTAAAAAAGTCTATGCAGCTAAAGGGCGTCCTAGTGACAATCCATTAATAGTGCACGTTGCATCAATTGAAACGGTAGAAAAATATGCTGCGTTTATTTCGGACGCGGCCTATAGGTTGATGAAGCAATTTTGGCCGGGATCATTGACGATGATTTTTAAATTAAAGCCGAACGCTTTTTCAAAAACCGTGACGGGTGGATTAGAGACAGCTGCGTTTCGCTTTCCAGATAATCAGGCAACCCTAAATTTAATTAATATATCTGGCAAGCCCTTAGTTGGTCCTTCTGCCAATACTTCGGGAAAACCTAGTCCGACAACTGCTAACCATGTTTATCATGACTTAAACGGTAAAATTGCTGGTATTTTAGATGATGGGCCAACACGGGTTGGGGTTGAATCAACTGTTTTGGACATGTCAACGGATGAACCAGTAATATTACGTCCTGGAGCAGTAACTAAAGAACAGATTGAAAATGTGATTGGGTTAATCGAAACCAATCATCACAAAGTTGGTAAAGATGAAACCCCCAAAGCACCGGGGATGAAGTATAAGCATTATGCTCCTAAAGCACAGGTTTATTTGGTAGATCAAGGAGATTGGGAGGCTGCAATTAAATGGGCTAATAAACAGTCGTTTGCAGTTGGTGTGTTAGCTGAAACGCAATTAATACATGAATTTAATCTAGGTGCAAACATAACGAGCTATTCCTTGGGCACTGGGGTACAAGAAGCGAGTGCAAACCTATTTGCCGGATTACGGCAATTCGATGATATGGAAACTATCAAAGTTATTTTGGCACAAACATTTGCAGCTAACGGTTTGGGTACTGCCTATATGAATCGGGTGAATAAATCGGCCGGCGGGGAACATTTTGAAGTAGAGCAAGATTAG
- a CDS encoding YibE/F family protein — MVQKNKHTIWLAVGLVILGILMMVFVTHNQTFYRQPLAQVITVNNGAKQKQKDNFDNVDHLTNQTLEVKLLNGKFKNREFKLTNQFSDSGGLDQQYRKGDQIFVNLQQNKHHQLSGTIKDYKRDDVLAFLFWLVLALLLLIMRKQGSLAFLSVLLNGVVFFIAIQIDLSLQGNHIMLIFGVLSFVFAIMTLLLVLGPTRQMLATLGATILGTSVAMLISLAVFSWTKERGMYYESMQYVTQVPRPLFLAETLLGSLGAVMDESTDIVATLFELKSLDPDISSTKLFLSGRKVGQTIMGPLVNVLFMIFMADTFTSTLLYIKNGNSWGYTFAMNMSLGTVQSLISGIGIVLAIPVASGLAGLLLGKRVKA; from the coding sequence TTGGTTCAAAAAAATAAACATACTATTTGGCTGGCAGTTGGTTTAGTAATACTTGGAATTTTAATGATGGTATTTGTGACACATAACCAGACGTTTTACAGACAACCACTGGCACAAGTGATAACAGTTAATAATGGAGCTAAGCAAAAACAAAAAGATAATTTTGACAACGTTGATCATCTGACCAATCAAACGTTAGAAGTTAAACTTTTAAACGGAAAATTTAAAAATCGTGAGTTTAAACTGACTAATCAATTTTCAGATTCTGGTGGACTGGATCAACAGTATAGAAAAGGTGATCAAATTTTTGTTAATTTACAGCAAAACAAACATCATCAATTGTCCGGGACTATCAAAGATTACAAACGTGATGATGTCTTGGCCTTTCTATTCTGGCTTGTCTTGGCACTGTTACTGCTAATTATGCGCAAGCAAGGGTCATTGGCCTTTTTAAGTGTTCTGTTGAACGGGGTTGTCTTTTTTATTGCTATTCAGATTGACTTAAGTTTGCAGGGAAATCACATTATGCTGATTTTTGGTGTATTGTCGTTCGTGTTTGCCATTATGACCTTACTATTGGTTTTAGGACCTACCAGACAAATGTTAGCTACTCTGGGGGCCACAATTCTTGGGACAAGCGTTGCCATGCTCATTAGTTTGGCTGTTTTTAGCTGGACAAAGGAGCGTGGAATGTATTATGAGTCCATGCAATATGTGACACAAGTACCACGGCCGTTATTTTTAGCTGAGACGTTGCTAGGGTCATTAGGGGCGGTTATGGATGAGTCAACTGATATTGTGGCGACTTTGTTCGAGTTAAAAAGCTTAGATCCTGATATTTCATCCACAAAATTGTTTTTATCTGGTCGTAAAGTCGGACAAACGATTATGGGACCGTTAGTGAACGTTTTATTTATGATTTTTATGGCCGATACGTTTACATCAACTTTGCTTTATATTAAAAATGGTAATTCATGGGGCTATACATTTGCAATGAACATGAGTTTAGGAACTGTTCAGAGCCTAATTAGCGGTATTGGCATAGTATTAGCTATTCCAGTTGCCAGTGGGTTAGCAGGATTACTATTAGGGAAGCGAGTGAAGGCATGA
- the glyA gene encoding serine hydroxymethyltransferase, with the protein MNYGKKDPVLWQSIKSEENRQADTIELIASENIVSDAVQAAQGSVLTNKYAEGYPGKRYYGGCQFIDQVEQLAIDHAKELFNAEYANVQPHSGSQANMAVYQAFIKPGDTILGMGLDAGGHLTHGSPVNFSGKFYRTEGYGLNSETQMLDYAAILKQAKEVKPQIIVAGASAYSRIIDWQKFRSIADEVGAYLMVDMAHIAGLVATGLHPSPVGIADVVTTTTHKTLRGPRGGLILSQTKYAKKVNSAVFPGTQGGPLEHVIAGKAQAFYEDLQPEFTEYSKQVIENAKAMAEVFNESKHVHVVSGGTDNHLMTIDISDTDLNGKQLQNLLDSVNITANKESIPNEPLSPFITSGLRIGTPAITSRGFNTDDSKKVARLILQVIEHGQDEQELKAVAKQVHELTNTHPIK; encoded by the coding sequence ATGAACTATGGCAAAAAGGATCCAGTACTTTGGCAATCAATTAAAAGTGAAGAAAACAGGCAAGCAGATACAATTGAATTAATTGCGTCCGAAAACATTGTATCCGATGCGGTTCAAGCGGCTCAGGGTTCAGTTTTAACTAATAAGTACGCTGAAGGTTATCCTGGTAAACGTTACTATGGCGGCTGTCAGTTTATTGACCAGGTTGAGCAACTGGCCATTGATCACGCAAAAGAATTGTTTAACGCAGAGTATGCCAATGTTCAGCCACATTCTGGTTCACAGGCTAACATGGCCGTGTACCAAGCATTTATCAAACCTGGTGATACTATTTTAGGAATGGGATTGGATGCTGGCGGTCATTTAACCCATGGCTCTCCGGTTAATTTCAGTGGAAAGTTTTATCGCACGGAAGGCTATGGCTTAAATAGTGAAACACAAATGTTGGATTATGCTGCCATTTTAAAGCAGGCTAAAGAGGTCAAACCACAAATAATTGTGGCTGGTGCATCTGCGTACAGCCGCATAATTGATTGGCAAAAATTTCGAAGCATTGCCGACGAAGTTGGAGCCTACTTGATGGTTGACATGGCCCACATTGCAGGCCTGGTAGCAACTGGATTGCATCCAAGCCCTGTCGGGATTGCTGATGTAGTGACAACCACAACCCATAAAACACTTCGTGGGCCTCGTGGGGGGCTTATTTTGAGCCAAACTAAATATGCCAAAAAAGTTAATTCGGCTGTTTTTCCGGGGACGCAAGGTGGCCCATTAGAACACGTAATTGCTGGAAAAGCCCAGGCGTTTTATGAAGATTTGCAACCAGAGTTTACTGAATATAGTAAGCAAGTCATTGAAAATGCAAAAGCCATGGCTGAGGTATTTAATGAAAGCAAGCACGTCCATGTGGTCTCCGGTGGGACTGATAATCATTTGATGACGATTGATATTTCAGATACCGATCTGAATGGCAAACAGTTACAAAATTTACTTGATAGTGTTAATATCACCGCCAACAAAGAATCAATTCCAAATGAACCACTAAGTCCATTTATTACAAGTGGCCTTCGAATTGGAACACCCGCAATAACCAGTCGTGGTTTTAATACTGACGATTCTAAGAAAGTCGCTCGGTTAATTTTACAGGTGATTGAGCATGGTCAAGACGAACAAGAGCTTAAAGCGGTAGCAAAACAAGTGCATGAACTAACAAATACTCATCCAATCAAATAA